The Papio anubis isolate 15944 chromosome 1, Panubis1.0, whole genome shotgun sequence genome window below encodes:
- the LOC116271018 gene encoding histone H4, whose translation MSGRGKGGKGLGKGGAKRHRKVLRDNIQGITKPAIRRLARRGGVKRISGLIYEETRGVLKVFLENVIRDAVTYTEHAKRKTVTAMDVVYALKRQGRTLYGFGG comes from the coding sequence ATGTCTGGCAGGGGAAAGGGTGGAAAAGGCTTAGGCAAAGGGGGCGCTAAGCGCCACCGCAAGGTCCTGAGAGACAACATTCAGGGCATCACCAAGCCTGCCATTCGGCGTCTAGCTCGGCGTGGCGGCGTTAAGCGGATCTCTGGCCTCATTTACGAGGAGACCCGCGGTGTGCTGAAGGTGTTCCTGGAGAACGTGATTCGGGACGCAGTCACCTACACCGAGCACGCCAAGCGCAAGACCGTCACAGCCATGGATGTGGTGTACGCGCTCAAGCGCCAGGGGCGCACACTGTACGGCTTCGGAGGCTAG
- the LOC101003762 gene encoding histone H2A type 2-A — MSGRGKQGGKARAKAKSRSSRAGLQFPVGRVHRLLRKGNYAERVGAGAPVYMAAVLEYLTAEILELAGNAARDNKKTRIIPRHLQLAIRNDEELNKLLGKVTIAQGGVLPNIQAVLLPKKTESHHKAKGK; from the coding sequence ATGTCTGGTCGTGGCAAGCAAGGAGGCAAGGCCCGCGCCAAGGCCAAGTCGCGCTCGTCCCGCGCTGGCCTCCAGTTCCCGGTAGGGCGAGTGCACCGCTTGCTGCGCAAAGGCAACTACGCGGAGCGGGTGGGGGCTGGCGCGCCAGTCTACATGGCGGCGGTCCTCGAGTACCTGACCGCCGAGATCCTGGAGCTGGCGGGCAACGCGGCTCGGGACAACAAGAAGACGCGCATCATTCCTCGTCACCTCCAGCTGGCCATCCGCAACGACGAGGAACTGAACAAGCTGCTGGGCAAAGTCACCATCGCCCAGGGCGGCGTCCTGCCTAACATCCAGGCCGTACTGCTCCCTAAGAAGACGGAGAGTCaccacaaggcaaagggcaagtGA
- the LOC101006236 gene encoding histone H2B type 2-E-like → MRTASVKSGLGLAVPEPAKSAPAPKKGAKKAVTKAQKKDGKKRKRSRKESYSICMYEVLKQVHPDTGISSEAMGIMNSFANDIFERIAGEASRLAHYNKRSTITSRESHTALRLLRE, encoded by the exons ATGCGCACGGCCTCTGTAA AGTCGGGCTTGGGTCTGGCCGTGCCTGAACCTGCAAAGTCCGCGCCGGCTCCCAAGAAGGGCGCCAAGAAAGCCGTCACCAAAGCCCAGAAGAAAGACGGCAAGAAGCGCAAGCGCAGCCGCAAGGAGAGCTACTCCATCTGCATGTACGAGGTGCTGAAGCAGGTCCACCCCGACACCGGCATCTCGTCCGAGGCCATGGGCATCATGAACTCCTTCGCCAACGACATCTTCGAGCGCATCGCGGGAGAGGCGTCCCGCCTGGCGCACTACAACAAGCGCTCCACCATCACGTCCCGCGAGAGCCACACGGCCCTGCGCCTGCTGAGGGAATAA
- the LOC101004146 gene encoding histone H2A type 2-A has translation MSGRGKQGGKARAKAKSRSSRAGLQFPVGRVHRLLRKGNYAERVGAGAPVYMAAVLEYLTAEILELAGNAARDNKKTRIIPRHLQLAIRNDEELNKLLGKVTIAQGGVLPNIQAVLLPKKTESHHKAKGK, from the coding sequence ATGTCTGGTCGTGGCAAGCAAGGAGGCAAGGCCCGCGCCAAGGCCAAGTCGCGCTCGTCCCGCGCTGGCCTCCAGTTCCCGGTAGGGCGAGTGCACCGCTTGCTGCGCAAAGGCAACTACGCGGAGCGGGTGGGGGCTGGCGCGCCAGTCTACATGGCGGCGGTCCTCGAGTACCTGACCGCCGAGATCCTGGAGCTGGCGGGCAACGCGGCTCGGGACAACAAGAAGACGCGGATCATCCCTCGTCACCTCCAGCTGGCCATCCGCAACGACGAGGAACTGAACAAGCTGCTGGGCAAAGTCACCATCGCCCAGGGCGGCGTCCTGCCTAACATCCAGGCCGTACTGCTCCCTAAGAAGACGGAGAGTCaccacaaggcaaagggcaagtGA